CGTCTGCTGCGGGCGAGCGGTGCGGATGGGCGGCGGAAGCTGGGACATGCAGGGTTCTCCTAGGCGTACTGGCGCTCGACCCACGAGGGCAGCGCGGTCATCGGGCTGGGGAGGTAGCCGGGCCATTCGTCGTTCTCGCGGCAGATGGCGTAGGCGTTGAGGGCGACCGTGTTGAGGTGACGGCCGATCTCGCGGGCCATCGGGTCGCAGGTCGTGACGACCACCAGGTAGGGCGGTTCCTTCTCCTGTAGCACGAACAGGAACGGCTTCTCGGGGTCGATCACGTCGAGCGCGATGCCGGCGTCGAGGTAGTACTCCTGCTGCTGGTGATAGCCCCAGTCGTGGATGACCTTCGGCAGGTCGGTGGGGTTCGCGGACTTGGTGGTCTTGTAGTCGACGAGCTGGCCGTCGTGGCGCAGCCAGTCGAAGCGAGCCCGCCGCCAGATGCCGTTGTCCTCCCAGAACGCGGACTGTTCGGCGACGCCGGAGCCGGGCTCCAGGAGCGCCGCGGCCTCGTCGTCGGCGCGGAGCGCGGCGACCATGGCCTTGACCTGCTCCAGTTCGGACGGCTTGAGCGGCGTCTTGCCCTCGGCGCGGATCGCGGCGACCTCAGCCTTGACGGCGTTGGTGGTCCACTTCTCCGAGTCGACGACGACCAGTTCGGGCCCGTTGCCGAGCACGAGGGTGTGGGCGGCGGTGCCGAGGTCGAACTCCTTCTTCGGCGGCTGCGGGTGCTCGGACCAGTACTTGAACTTGGCGGGGCAGTCCTTGACCAGCTTGCGGGCGCCGGTCGAGGAGAGGCTGCCGCCAGGGATGGGGTCGCTGTGGTACAGCTCGGCGTCGATGTCGTACAGGCCCGGCTCGACCTCGGCCGGTGCCTCCACCTCCACTGCGGCGGTCACTGCTGGCCGACCTTGCTGAGCGCCTGGCCGGCCAGCTCCGCGAGCTGCTCGTCGCTGGCGGTGTAGAAGGCGTCGGCCTTGGTGATCGCGTCGTACACGTCGCGGGCCCACCGTGCGTCACCGAGCGCCGTGTGCGCGTCGTCCTTGGCCGGCGGCTCAATGCCCATCAGCCGCGAGAGGTCGTAGGACTTCCAGCCGTCTTCGAGGAGCCGGTCGGCGCGGGCGTAGAACTCGGCGTCGCAGCTCTGCTTAGTGAGGGTGTACGCCTGCCCGTACAGGTGACCGACCGCCATCGTCGCGATGTCGCGGGTGCGGTAGTGCCAGGCCGGGGTGGCACCCGCCTGCCGGAACAGCTTGGTCAGGAACCGCTCGTCGAATGCCGGGTTGGAGCCGACGA
This portion of the Streptomyces canus genome encodes:
- a CDS encoding PD-(D/E)XK nuclease-like domain-containing protein, with translation MTAAVEVEAPAEVEPGLYDIDAELYHSDPIPGGSLSSTGARKLVKDCPAKFKYWSEHPQPPKKEFDLGTAAHTLVLGNGPELVVVDSEKWTTNAVKAEVAAIRAEGKTPLKPSELEQVKAMVAALRADDEAAALLEPGSGVAEQSAFWEDNGIWRRARFDWLRHDGQLVDYKTTKSANPTDLPKVIHDWGYHQQQEYYLDAGIALDVIDPEKPFLFVLQEKEPPYLVVVTTCDPMAREIGRHLNTVALNAYAICRENDEWPGYLPSPMTALPSWVERQYA
- a CDS encoding 3'-5' exonuclease, encoding MNTSSPAKAPRPLAFIDTETTGLDVDHHDAWEIAVIHRRPGHPDTEYLWQIRVSLAEADPEALDINGYHKRFAVPEGELAVRIATDATPADRPVSGRDLMLDLMGILDGSVLVGSNPAFDERFLTKLFRQAGATPAWHYRTRDIATMAVGHLYGQAYTLTKQSCDAEFYARADRLLEDGWKSYDLSRLMGIEPPAKDDAHTALGDARWARDVYDAITKADAFYTASDEQLAELAGQALSKVGQQ